The Leptospira brenneri genomic sequence TTCTCCGGTTCCGGGAGTTCTAAATTGAGCCAATGCTGGTTGAGTCCAGAAATACGTTTGGTAAAACCATCGTATGGAATTTCGAAGATAAAGTTGGAACCCACTCCTACTTGACTCATTACATAAATGTCCCCACCCATAAGTTGAATTAACTTTTTAGTAATTGTCAGTCCAAGACCAGTCCCGCCATACTTTCGAGTGGTTGAACTATCCACTTGCGTAAAACTTTCGAATATAGAGGTAAGTTTTTCCTTTGGAATCCCAATCCCTGTATCTGAAACTGAAATTTTTAAATTCTTTTTATTTTCGCATAACGAAGTGGTAACGGTAATTTTTCCTTTTTCTGTAAACTTCATAGCGTTTCCCAGTAAGTTTATAAGTACCTGTTGTAATCTTGTAGAGTCTCCCGCAATACTTTCGGCAATACCATCTTCCACATGAAATTCAATGTCGATTCCTTTTGCTTTTGCTTTCATGTAAAACAAAGAAATTGTTTCGCTCATTAGATTTCGAATAGAGAAATGAATATGTTCCATTTCGAACTTTCCCGATTCAATTCGAGATAAATCTAATATATCGTTGATAATATTAAACAAAGCTTTGCCTGAATTACGAAGGACTGTTAAATATTCTTGTTGTTCATGAGTTAATTCTGTTTCGTTTAAAGTATCTGTCATTCCAAGAATGGCATTTAAAGGAGTTCGAATTTCATGACTCATGGAAGCTAAAAAATCGGTTTTGGCTTGCGATGCTTTTTGCGCATCAATTTCTCTTTGATTGGCCAAAGTCATTTGTTCGCGTAAAAGTTGTTCGCGAACCACTTGTTGCGAAACATCTGAAATTTGAATCATACAGAAATGATCTGTTTCATCTTCAATGGAAATAGGAATAATATGTAAGTATTGGTAGATTCTTTCGTTTAGTTCTCGTTTTTTATCATTATCATATAAAGGGAATGGAAATGGATTTAAGGTATGAGTTAAGATAGAATATTGAGAATATTGCAAACAAAGCTCAATAGATTTGAATGTGCGAGTGTCTTTTAGTTCAGGAAATTTTTCTAAAAAAGCAGAGTTTTCTAGTTCTGCTTCTTTAAAGCCTGAACTTTTTAAAAACCAAGTATTCGCTAAAACAATATTGAGATTTTGGTCTAGAACTAGGATTCCGATCCCAGACTTCTTGATAACCGCCAATAAATGTTTTTCACTAAGAGGATTCACTGTTTTAACTTTTCAATGAGTACTCTAGAAAGATTTTTGATACTATCAAAATTCAAAATAAAGAAAATATATCCTTTGATATCCTTACCTTTAAGTTTGTAATCAATAAATACGAGTAAGATAGAGTTGTCTTTTTGGGGATTCCTTTGGATGATCAGGTCTTCATATCTTCCCGCAAAAAATTCAGGGACGTTGGTTTCTATTTTATAATTAGAAAGTTTAGCCAAATTCGACAAAATTGCATTGAGAATAATATTTCCAATTTCACTTAACGCATCTTTTTCGAACTGAGAGACCTCGTTTAGAGCAATATAGTCTTTCATCATCATTCTGACTATTTCCAAACTAGAGCTTTTGTGAAATAATAGAAATGCGGAACCTTCTCCAATTCCACCAACAAATTTTTGTTCGATGGTGCATACATCTTGATTGGCAAGATGTTCTATATTTTTTGCTTCTTCGGTGGTAATGAGTTGTAAGCTTGGGACTGTGAGTAAAATTTCATCAGAAATCATTTCTCCCATTAATTTTGCAGCACCACCCAAACTAATATTGAATAGTTC encodes the following:
- a CDS encoding ATP-binding protein codes for the protein MNPLSEKHLLAVIKKSGIGILVLDQNLNIVLANTWFLKSSGFKEAELENSAFLEKFPELKDTRTFKSIELCLQYSQYSILTHTLNPFPFPLYDNDKKRELNERIYQYLHIIPISIEDETDHFCMIQISDVSQQVVREQLLREQMTLANQREIDAQKASQAKTDFLASMSHEIRTPLNAILGMTDTLNETELTHEQQEYLTVLRNSGKALFNIINDILDLSRIESGKFEMEHIHFSIRNLMSETISLFYMKAKAKGIDIEFHVEDGIAESIAGDSTRLQQVLINLLGNAMKFTEKGKITVTTSLCENKKNLKISVSDTGIGIPKEKLTSIFESFTQVDSSTTRKYGGTGLGLTITKKLIQLMGGDIYVMSQVGVGSNFIFEIPYDGFTKRISGLNQHWLNLELPEPENFPTCKVLLAEDSEENIFIIKTFFRKYPIEIVTAYNGRQALENFKSQKFDIILMDMQMPEMDGLEATREIRKIEIANQTTATNAIPIIAISANVQKEDISKSFLAGITSYLSKPVRKHEILKLMYFYLAM
- a CDS encoding chemotaxis protein CheX; protein product: MNSLSEIEKDSLCELFNISLGGAAKLMGEMISDEILLTVPSLQLITTEEAKNIEHLANQDVCTIEQKFVGGIGEGSAFLLFHKSSSLEIVRMMMKDYIALNEVSQFEKDALSEIGNIILNAILSNLAKLSNYKIETNVPEFFAGRYEDLIIQRNPQKDNSILLVFIDYKLKGKDIKGYIFFILNFDSIKNLSRVLIEKLKQ